The genomic interval ATGCTGGTAACAAAAGAGTACGAAAAGTGGGAAGAGGATTATTTCAGAATTAGAAAATGGTACGACATTAAGAAAGCCGTTTCGCGGATTGAAATCCCTGAATTAATAGGTATGTTGAAAAAGCTTCAGGAGCAGATCCTGAAAAATTCTAATGACAATTATGAATCTCTTCGTTGATAGCAGCCTTTGAGAATTTCGGACTTAAGTAAGGAATTCCCAGATTCAATCCCCGCAAAATGAATAAGAGGGCAAGTACTACCGCAAATATGGGAATCAATTTGTTAGCCCGCCTTTTAAAATTTACATTTATGATTTTTCCGAAGACAGCAGTTGCAAGCATAACCGGGAATGTCCCTAGTCCGAACATTGTCATATATAAAGCACCCGAAAGCCAGTTAACCGTAGAAACAGCTCCCGCAATCCCGACATATACAAATCCGCAAGGTAATAGTCCGTTTAATACTCCGATCGTAAATAAAGATGAATTTGATTTTTTCGCAATCATTCTGGCAAAATGGCTCTTAATGAAATTTGTTGTTTCACGGTAAATGAACGTACCGGCAATCTTGGCCTTAATTTTTCTCGGTGTAAAAATATATGCAAGAATTATTACGCCGAAAGCAATCGATAGATCCTGCTGTAATCCGAACAGGACCAGCCGGCTTCCGAAGAGTCCGAATAAAGCACCAAGAATTGTATATGTTAGTATACGGCCGAAGTTGTAGAGTATCCGTCCCGTAAAAACCTTTAATTGAGAATCCCCTATTACCGGTAATGCAAGAACAATCGGGCCGCACATTCCGATACAATGAAGACTGCCGAATAATCCGACTACGAAACCGGTCCATATTTCCATTAATTCACCATCAGAATTTTTTCGTTGTAATAAGTAATTCCGTTTGCCGCCCAATCAACTTTTACTTTCCAAACGCCTTTCATCATCTTTACGGTAGAAATCGTTTGAACATGGGCTGAATCGTTTGTTATCTCTACACCAAAATCCTGTGACTGATCGGACGGCCTGTAAAAATGAATATGGCCTGAAATAACCCCGGAACTGAACTCGGTGGGGAAAACAAACTTTATAGCGCTCTGAAGATTTACAATCTCAAGCTGCTCCTTCAGCCGGGCTGTCCTGTCGATTTTGTCTATCTGTTCCTGATATTCGAGATCTTTTGCGTAATAGTTTTCGGTAACGAGATGCACATCCTGATTCATAAAAATCATAACCATAATTATTACGCCGGTTACAAAGATTATGTATGTTGCGGCGATTTTAACTCCCCATGATATTTTCATTTTACCTTCCCGAGAAATGAAGTCTGAATAACATCAAGAACTTTATCGTTCGATTTAACCGAAATTTGCAGCGGGGTCTTCATCGCTTTTATTTCACTCTTATGAAGGATAACGAGGAATTTGGATTCGGTAACACCCTGAGGATTAACAATAAGATCGTTTCCTATTAATTTAATTTCACCGTTCAGGTTCTGAAGCTCAAG from Melioribacteraceae bacterium carries:
- a CDS encoding sulfite exporter TauE/SafE family protein, whose translation is MEIWTGFVVGLFGSLHCIGMCGPIVLALPVIGDSQLKVFTGRILYNFGRILTYTILGALFGLFGSRLVLFGLQQDLSIAFGVIILAYIFTPRKIKAKIAGTFIYRETTNFIKSHFARMIAKKSNSSLFTIGVLNGLLPCGFVYVGIAGAVSTVNWLSGALYMTMFGLGTFPVMLATAVFGKIINVNFKRRANKLIPIFAVVLALLFILRGLNLGIPYLSPKFSKAAINEEIHNCH
- a CDS encoding FixH family protein, translated to MKISWGVKIAATYIIFVTGVIIMVMIFMNQDVHLVTENYYAKDLEYQEQIDKIDRTARLKEQLEIVNLQSAIKFVFPTEFSSGVISGHIHFYRPSDQSQDFGVEITNDSAHVQTISTVKMMKGVWKVKVDWAANGITYYNEKILMVN